From a region of the Pseudomonadaceae bacterium SI-3 genome:
- a CDS encoding AEC family transporter, with amino-acid sequence MVVFQAILPIFGLIMLGYLLGWRGWLAGEAAAGLANITFKLFMPAVLFTGIARAQLSDGMSVTLLLAYFGPVLTVFVVVALIAHRLLGRASPLGLTAAYSNNVLVGIPLVTTLLGPASLVYVFAILVFHSLVLFSLQSFYNAFGSGQKVNAVALLKNLANPLIVGLLLGALLNISGWDLPLPIWRVADWLAQAALPCALMVLGISLSRYRLRPSATALGLTLVKLALFPLLVWHVGRWMPGLSHDALSVLVLLAACPSGVNVLAFVVNQEDTRAVSSTVFLSTLLAVISLPLWMLLLST; translated from the coding sequence GTGGTGGTGTTTCAGGCAATATTGCCGATCTTCGGCTTGATCATGCTCGGCTACCTGTTGGGCTGGCGTGGCTGGCTGGCGGGGGAGGCGGCAGCTGGGCTCGCCAATATCACCTTCAAATTGTTCATGCCGGCAGTCTTGTTCACCGGCATTGCCCGTGCGCAGCTTAGCGACGGGATGTCAGTGACACTGTTATTGGCCTATTTCGGGCCGGTACTCACCGTTTTCGTGGTGGTGGCGCTGATTGCTCACCGTCTGCTCGGGCGAGCGTCGCCCCTAGGCTTGACCGCGGCCTACTCGAATAACGTGTTGGTCGGGATCCCTCTGGTGACCACGTTGCTCGGGCCGGCGAGCCTCGTGTACGTGTTCGCCATTCTGGTGTTTCACAGCCTGGTCCTGTTCTCGCTACAAAGCTTTTACAACGCGTTCGGCTCGGGGCAAAAGGTCAATGCCGTGGCGTTGCTGAAGAATTTGGCCAACCCGCTCATTGTTGGCCTGTTGCTCGGTGCGTTGTTGAACATATCCGGCTGGGACCTGCCGCTGCCGATCTGGCGTGTCGCTGATTGGCTCGCCCAGGCTGCGTTGCCTTGTGCGCTGATGGTGCTGGGCATCAGTCTGTCACGTTATCGGTTGCGGCCTAGCGCCACGGCTCTCGGGCTGACGCTGGTGAAGCTAGCTCTGTTTCCATTGCTGGTCTGGCATGTCGGCAGATGGATGCCGGGCCTCAGTCATGACGCCTTGAGCGTGTTGGTATTGCTGGCCGCGTGCCCGAGCGGTGTCAACGTGCTGGCCTTCGTGGTCAATCAGGAAGACACCCGCGCAGTCAGCTCGACGGTGTTTCTCTCGACACTTTTGGCGGTGATCAGCTTGCCCTTGTGGATGCTGCTACTGTCGACCTGA
- the rfbD gene encoding dTDP-4-dehydrorhamnose reductase → MRILVCGAGGQVGHELINRASGYGLEALGMTRDNLDITDAGQVADLVSRLKPGLIINAAAYTHVDNAETHSERAYSVNRDGAERLAQAARQASIPLLHISTDYVFSGNAQAPYREEDEVAPTGVYGASKLAGEAAIQAVLDEHLILRTSWVYGVHGHNFVKTMLRLGCQRDALSVVADQYGCPTQAGSIADALLELAQRYAQNGVLAWGLYHYSGRSPCTWFDFAVEVFRQAEAKGMLATRPKVSPISTAQYPTPARRPAWSVLDCSKFETTFGIETHDWHDDLSIVLDALAEAAAVAAAGAAQHTQA, encoded by the coding sequence ATGCGAATCCTAGTATGCGGAGCCGGTGGCCAGGTCGGTCACGAATTGATAAACCGTGCCAGCGGGTACGGTCTCGAAGCGCTCGGCATGACTCGCGACAATCTTGACATCACGGACGCGGGGCAGGTGGCTGATCTGGTTAGCCGGCTCAAGCCGGGGCTTATCATCAATGCGGCCGCTTACACGCATGTCGACAACGCCGAGACGCACAGTGAGAGGGCCTATAGCGTAAACCGCGACGGTGCAGAACGGCTGGCGCAAGCGGCTCGTCAAGCCTCCATTCCCCTGCTGCACATCTCCACTGATTATGTGTTTTCCGGAAATGCTCAAGCGCCTTATAGAGAGGAAGATGAAGTCGCGCCAACAGGTGTTTATGGTGCTAGCAAACTGGCGGGCGAAGCGGCCATTCAAGCCGTGCTGGACGAGCATCTTATTTTGCGAACCAGCTGGGTCTATGGGGTGCATGGCCACAATTTCGTGAAAACCATGCTACGCCTTGGCTGCCAGCGCGACGCCCTATCGGTGGTTGCCGATCAGTATGGCTGTCCCACTCAGGCTGGTAGCATTGCCGATGCGTTGCTGGAACTGGCGCAGCGTTATGCCCAGAACGGCGTTTTGGCGTGGGGCCTCTACCATTACAGTGGGCGCTCCCCGTGTACCTGGTTCGATTTCGCCGTGGAAGTTTTCCGTCAGGCGGAAGCCAAGGGCATGCTTGCTACCCGCCCCAAGGTATCGCCTATTAGCACCGCTCAATACCCCACCCCCGCGCGCCGACCGGCTTGGTCGGTACTCGATTGCTCGAAGTTCGAGACGACATTTGGCATCGAAACCCACGACTGGCATGACGACCTTTCCATTGTGCTCGATGCGCTGGCCGAGGCCGCAGCTGTTGCAGCCGCGGGTGCCGCGCAGCACACCCAGGCCTGA
- a CDS encoding termination factor Rho codes for MPRGEKSKYTDTQQRKAEHIEDSYEERGVPAKEAEARAWATVNKQSGGGEGKGGSGQEKSETAKRADRKDSAHRAAEARSGDSPNKSSARSDRSGSTSLTDLTRDELMHKAQERDVHGRSKMRKDELIKALS; via the coding sequence ATGCCTAGAGGCGAGAAATCCAAATACACCGATACACAACAACGTAAAGCCGAACATATCGAAGACAGCTATGAAGAGCGCGGCGTACCAGCTAAAGAAGCAGAAGCGCGAGCCTGGGCCACTGTCAACAAACAATCCGGTGGGGGCGAAGGCAAAGGCGGTTCGGGGCAAGAGAAAAGCGAGACAGCCAAGCGAGCCGACCGCAAGGATTCAGCACATCGAGCGGCAGAGGCTCGCTCCGGCGATTCACCCAACAAGAGCTCGGCACGTAGCGACCGTTCAGGTAGCACATCCCTTACTGATCTCACCCGCGACGAACTGATGCATAAAGCGCAGGAGCGTGATGTGCACGGTCGTTCGAAGATGCGCAAGGACGAGCTGATAAAGGCGCTCAGTTGA
- a CDS encoding bacterioferritin — MSYVQLSDKQTLRERARQHVENGAVTESYSADRDTVINLLNEALATELVCYLRYKRHYYMATGLKSSVAAEEFLEHANEEQEHADRLAERIVQLGGAPDFNPDSLTERAHAQYAEGNGLRDMVFENLVAERIAIDSYREIVQYIGDKDPTTRRIFEDILAQEEEHADDMAGLLDGMN, encoded by the coding sequence ATGAGTTACGTGCAATTGAGCGATAAACAGACTTTGCGCGAGCGCGCGCGCCAGCATGTTGAAAACGGCGCGGTGACCGAAAGCTACTCGGCCGACCGCGATACGGTGATCAACCTGCTCAATGAGGCGCTGGCGACCGAGCTGGTCTGCTACCTGCGCTACAAGCGCCACTACTATATGGCCACAGGCTTGAAATCGAGCGTCGCCGCTGAGGAGTTTCTCGAGCACGCCAATGAAGAACAAGAGCATGCCGACCGTCTGGCCGAACGCATCGTTCAGTTGGGTGGCGCCCCGGACTTCAACCCGGACAGCCTCACCGAGCGCGCCCATGCGCAATATGCCGAAGGTAATGGCCTACGCGATATGGTGTTCGAGAATCTGGTGGCGGAGCGCATCGCGATCGACAGCTATCGCGAAATCGTCCAATACATCGGCGATAAAGACCCGACAACGAGGCGCATTTTCGAAGACATTCTTGCTCAGGAAGAAGAGCACGCCGACGACATGGCTGGTCTGCTAGATGGAATGAACTGA
- a CDS encoding UDP-3-O-acyl-N-acetylglucosamine deacetylase, which produces MIRQRTLKNIIRATGVGLHSGEKVYLTLKPAPVDTGIVFCRTDLNPPVHIAARAENVGETTMSTTLVSGDVKVDTVEHLLSAMAGLGIDNAYVELSASEVPIMDGSAGPFVFLIQSAGLQEQDAPKKFIRIIREVSVEDGDKRATFLPFEGFKVSFEIDFDHPVFRGRTQTASVDFSSTSFVKEVSRARTFGFMRDIEFLRSHNLALGGSVENAIVVDEDHVLNEDGLRYEDEFVKHKILDAIGDLYLLGTSLIGEFRGFKSGHALNNRLLRTLMDQKDAWEVVTFEESQTAPISYMRPAAAG; this is translated from the coding sequence ATGATCAGACAACGCACCTTGAAGAACATCATTCGCGCCACTGGCGTCGGCCTGCACTCGGGGGAGAAGGTTTACCTCACCCTGAAGCCGGCTCCCGTGGATACCGGAATCGTGTTCTGTCGCACCGATCTCAACCCGCCTGTGCACATTGCCGCACGGGCCGAGAACGTTGGCGAGACGACCATGTCGACTACGCTGGTCAGCGGTGATGTCAAAGTCGATACGGTGGAGCATTTGCTTTCAGCGATGGCTGGGCTGGGCATCGACAATGCCTATGTTGAGCTTTCCGCTTCGGAAGTGCCGATCATGGACGGTAGCGCTGGTCCCTTCGTATTCCTGATTCAATCGGCCGGACTGCAGGAGCAGGACGCGCCCAAGAAGTTCATCCGCATCATCCGCGAGGTTTCGGTGGAGGATGGCGACAAGCGCGCCACATTCCTGCCATTCGAAGGCTTCAAGGTGAGTTTCGAGATCGATTTCGACCATCCGGTTTTCCGAGGCCGAACCCAGACTGCCAGCGTGGATTTCTCCAGTACTTCCTTTGTCAAGGAGGTCAGTCGCGCGCGCACGTTCGGTTTCATGCGCGACATCGAGTTCCTTCGCTCGCACAACCTGGCCCTGGGTGGAAGCGTCGAAAACGCCATCGTGGTCGATGAAGACCATGTGCTTAACGAAGACGGCCTGCGGTATGAGGACGAGTTCGTGAAACACAAGATTCTCGATGCAATTGGTGATCTTTACTTACTGGGCACTAGCCTGATCGGCGAATTCCGCGGCTTTAAATCCGGACATGCCTTGAACAACCGTTTGCTGCGCACTCTGATGGACCAGAAGGATGCGTGGGAAGTGGTGACGTTCGAAGAGTCCCAGACCGCACCGATCTCCTACATGCGTCCGGCGGCTGCCGGCTGA
- a CDS encoding cell division protein FtsZ — protein MFELVDHTPQSAVIKVIGVGGGGGNAVNHMVRNNVEGVEFICANTDAQALKKIEARTVLQLGSAITKGLGAGTNPDIGRQAAMDDRERIAEVLQGADMVFITTGMGGGTGTGAAPVIASVAKEMGILTVAVVTRPFPFEGRRRMQVADEGIRQLSECVDSLITIPNEKLLTILGKDASLLSAFAKADDVLTGAVRGISDIMQRPGLMNVDFADVKTVMGEMGMAMMGTGCATGPNRAREATEAAIRNPLLEDVNLQGARGILVNITAGLDLSLGEYAAVGEIIEAFASDEATVKVGAVIDPDMLDELHVTVVATGLGPRNEKPVKVVDNTLQTAAVAPQTAPAARQDQAAVNYRDLDRPTVMRNQAHAAATAAKMNPQEDLDYLDIPAFLRRQAD, from the coding sequence ATGTTCGAACTCGTAGATCATACCCCGCAAAGTGCAGTGATCAAGGTCATTGGCGTAGGCGGAGGCGGCGGCAACGCCGTCAATCACATGGTGCGCAACAACGTTGAAGGTGTGGAATTCATCTGCGCCAACACCGATGCTCAGGCGCTGAAGAAAATCGAAGCCCGGACCGTACTGCAGTTGGGTTCGGCCATTACCAAGGGGCTGGGCGCCGGTACCAATCCTGATATCGGTCGTCAGGCCGCGATGGATGACCGCGAGCGCATTGCCGAGGTGCTGCAGGGCGCCGACATGGTATTCATCACCACCGGCATGGGCGGCGGTACCGGCACCGGCGCCGCGCCGGTCATCGCCTCGGTGGCCAAGGAAATGGGCATTCTCACCGTTGCAGTCGTGACCCGTCCGTTCCCGTTCGAAGGGCGTCGTCGCATGCAGGTCGCCGACGAAGGCATTCGCCAGCTGTCCGAGTGTGTCGACTCGCTGATCACCATCCCCAACGAAAAGCTGCTGACCATCCTCGGCAAGGATGCGAGCCTGCTTTCCGCCTTCGCCAAGGCTGACGATGTGCTGACCGGTGCCGTGCGCGGCATCTCCGACATCATGCAGCGTCCAGGCCTGATGAACGTCGACTTCGCTGACGTTAAAACGGTCATGGGCGAGATGGGCATGGCCATGATGGGGACGGGTTGTGCCACCGGTCCGAACCGCGCTCGCGAGGCCACCGAGGCCGCGATCCGCAACCCACTGCTGGAAGACGTCAACCTGCAGGGCGCGCGTGGCATTCTGGTTAACATTACCGCTGGTCTGGATCTTTCGCTGGGCGAGTACGCTGCGGTGGGTGAGATTATCGAGGCGTTCGCTTCCGACGAAGCGACCGTTAAGGTCGGTGCCGTTATCGACCCCGATATGCTGGACGAACTGCACGTGACGGTTGTGGCCACTGGTCTCGGACCGCGCAATGAGAAGCCGGTCAAGGTTGTAGACAATACCTTGCAGACTGCAGCCGTCGCGCCGCAGACCGCCCCAGCCGCGCGTCAGGACCAGGCAGCAGTGAACTATCGTGACCTGGACCGCCCGACCGTGATGCGTAATCAGGCCCACGCAGCGGCTACCGCGGCGAAAATGAATCCTCAGGAGGACTTGGATTACCTGGACATCCCGGCATTCTTGCGTCGTCAGGCTGATTGA
- the ftsA gene encoding cell division protein FtsA: MSSVQSGKMIVGLDIGTSKVVALVGEVTPDGELEIVGIGTHPSRGLKKGVVVNIESTVQSIQRAVEEAQLMAGCRIHSAFVGLAGNHIRSLNSHGIVAIRDREVSTADLERVLDAAQAVAIPADQRVLHTLPQDYVIDNQEGVREPLGMSGVRLEAKVHVVTCAVNAAQNIEKCVRRCGLEVDDIILEQLASAHAVLTDDEKELGVCLVDIGGGTTDICIFTEGAIRHTAVIPIAGDQVTNDIAMALRTPTQYAEEIKIRYACALAKLAGPGETIKVPSVGERPPRELSRQALAEVVEPRYDELFTLIQAELRRSGYEDLVPAGIVLTGGTAKMEGAVELAEEIFHMPVRLGVPHSVKGLADVVRNPIYSTGVGLLLYGMRKQTDGASMSGLGNFAEEPKTSVVDRLKSWIQGNF; this comes from the coding sequence ATGTCTAGCGTGCAAAGCGGCAAGATGATCGTCGGTCTCGATATCGGCACCTCCAAGGTGGTGGCGCTGGTCGGCGAAGTGACGCCGGATGGCGAGCTCGAGATCGTCGGGATCGGGACCCATCCGTCGCGTGGATTGAAAAAAGGCGTGGTGGTCAATATCGAGTCCACCGTTCAGTCGATCCAGCGCGCAGTTGAAGAAGCTCAGCTGATGGCGGGCTGCCGAATCCATTCTGCGTTCGTCGGCCTGGCTGGCAACCATATCCGCAGCCTCAACTCGCACGGCATCGTTGCCATCCGTGATCGTGAAGTCAGCACCGCCGACCTCGAACGTGTGCTCGACGCTGCACAGGCTGTGGCGATCCCGGCTGATCAAAGGGTTCTGCACACGCTGCCGCAGGATTACGTGATTGATAACCAGGAAGGTGTGCGCGAACCACTGGGCATGTCCGGGGTACGCCTGGAAGCCAAGGTCCATGTGGTCACCTGTGCGGTCAATGCAGCGCAGAACATCGAAAAGTGCGTACGTCGTTGTGGTCTAGAGGTTGACGACATCATCTTGGAACAGCTCGCCTCGGCCCATGCTGTGCTGACCGATGATGAGAAAGAGCTGGGCGTCTGCTTGGTGGATATCGGTGGCGGGACCACCGACATTTGCATCTTCACCGAAGGCGCTATCCGGCATACCGCTGTCATTCCGATTGCAGGTGACCAAGTCACCAACGACATCGCCATGGCGCTGCGCACTCCGACTCAGTATGCGGAGGAGATTAAGATCCGCTACGCCTGCGCACTGGCCAAGTTGGCTGGGCCTGGCGAGACCATCAAGGTACCGAGCGTCGGCGAGCGGCCGCCGCGGGAACTCTCACGTCAGGCTCTGGCCGAAGTCGTGGAGCCGCGCTATGACGAACTCTTCACCTTGATTCAGGCCGAGCTGCGTCGCAGTGGCTACGAGGATCTGGTTCCAGCAGGGATCGTTCTCACCGGCGGTACAGCCAAGATGGAAGGCGCCGTCGAACTCGCAGAAGAAATCTTCCACATGCCGGTGCGCCTAGGCGTACCCCATAGCGTCAAAGGACTCGCGGACGTGGTCCGCAATCCCATCTATTCAACGGGTGTGGGCCTGTTGCTTTACGGAATGCGCAAGCAGACCGACGGCGCATCCATGTCCGGTCTCGGTAATTTCGCCGAAGAACCCAAAACATCTGTCGTGGACCGGCTCAAGAGCTGGATCCAGGGCAATTTCTGA